The following are encoded together in the Candidatus Omnitrophota bacterium genome:
- a CDS encoding radical SAM protein, which yields MKRTINVCLISPPQINSLDDRIDPPLGLLYVAASIRDMGIEVRVADLASRPYAQWEKLIGKADVYGIEIYTCNYPISKQIKKICKKLNPLSKIVAGGAHPTALPKRSLRDFDIVIKGEADLSIKECLKDIIKGKPKAIYDFNIPQDLDKLPFPARDLVDIKNYHRIVGGKLATSIITSRGCPYKCAFCNSPMTFKKMRFRSNQSVVDEIKLIIKRYGIRNFIIYDDIFTLNRTRLYPLLDEFKKLRIKFRCNGRADRNNYDDFVRLKEAGCTTIAFGAESGSQELLDRINKKCTVEQNIKAIKDAKKAGLITKVYLIVGIPGENKDTIQETKRFMETADPDEYTLFTFIPLPGSDTWEHKKKYGIRRIVKVYSEFYNIAGQGEGGLVTETDSYDLEELMEMREDLKGFLTKRRWRGDIQEYFKRIKWR from the coding sequence ATGAAAAGAACGATCAATGTCTGTTTAATAAGCCCGCCCCAGATCAACAGTTTGGATGACAGGATAGATCCGCCTTTAGGGCTGTTGTATGTTGCCGCCTCGATAAGGGATATGGGAATCGAGGTAAGGGTCGCTGATCTGGCTTCACGGCCCTATGCGCAATGGGAAAAATTGATCGGCAAGGCGGATGTATACGGCATAGAAATTTATACCTGCAATTACCCTATCTCAAAACAAATAAAGAAGATCTGCAAGAAACTAAATCCTTTATCGAAGATCGTAGCCGGCGGGGCCCACCCCACGGCCTTGCCTAAACGGTCATTAAGGGATTTTGATATCGTCATAAAAGGGGAAGCGGACCTGAGCATAAAGGAATGCCTGAAGGATATAATCAAGGGGAAGCCAAAGGCCATTTACGACTTTAACATACCGCAGGACCTGGATAAATTACCTTTTCCGGCCAGGGACCTGGTTGATATAAAAAATTACCATAGGATCGTGGGGGGCAAGTTAGCGACTTCCATAATAACTTCGAGGGGGTGCCCTTACAAATGCGCTTTCTGCAACAGTCCTATGACCTTCAAAAAGATGAGATTCCGCTCCAACCAGTCGGTCGTAGACGAGATAAAACTGATCATAAAACGATACGGTATCAGGAATTTTATCATTTATGACGATATTTTCACGTTAAATAGGACGCGGCTTTATCCCCTACTGGATGAGTTTAAAAAATTACGGATAAAATTCCGGTGCAACGGGAGGGCTGACCGGAATAATTACGATGATTTCGTGAGATTAAAGGAAGCGGGATGCACGACTATCGCATTTGGGGCGGAATCCGGCAGCCAGGAACTTTTAGACAGGATAAATAAAAAATGCACGGTGGAGCAGAACATTAAAGCTATAAAAGATGCCAAAAAAGCTGGATTGATAACGAAAGTTTACCTTATAGTGGGCATACCCGGGGAAAATAAGGATACCATCCAAGAAACAAAGAGGTTTATGGAAACGGCCGATCCCGATGAATATACCCTTTTTACCTTTATCCCCCTCCCGGGCAGCGATACCTGGGAACATAAAAAGAAATACGGGATCAGGCGTATCGTTAAGGTCTATAGTGAATTCTATAACATAGCCGGCCAGGGAGAAGGGGGTTTGGTCACTGAAACCGATTCCTACGACCTGGAAGAGCTCATGGAAATGAGGGAAGACCTGAAGGGTTTTTTGACCAAAAGAAGGTGGAGAGGCGACATCCAGGAGTATTTCAAAAGGATAAAGTGGCGGTGA